Proteins from one Gimesia maris genomic window:
- the tig gene encoding trigger factor, with protein sequence MSDELATTEETVSADGEYKMSVTAKIDEVGPCKKHVTVTVPRADIDHYYSESVSELGGQATVPGFRVGHVPTKLIEKRFRQELSDQVKQRVLMESLELIAEDNDLDPINEPTIDIESLEIPEDGEFTFEFEVEVRPDFKLPEYKGLKLERPAREIADKDVDEYLTRFLGQYGEMEERKGAAEKEDYLELSIKFEHDGKHLSEIAELVVPLRPVLRLHDAEITNFGELMTGVKTGDTRETEVEVSGEADQIEMRGEKVKALFTVKSVKFIQTPEINEELLERIGAESEEELREEVKNILERQLTYEQRQSTRSQVLDKITESADWDLPETLVSKQVENALRREILEMQQAGFSRQDIQARENELRQKAISTTRQALKEHFVLDKIATTENLEVQPSEIDMEIYYMAMQQGESPRRIRARMVKSGMIENLEAQLRERKAVDVILEKAEYTDVKMKPQEENKISAVARSVCSSFSASAAEEEETEEADEE encoded by the coding sequence GTGTCTGACGAACTCGCAACAACAGAAGAAACCGTCTCAGCGGATGGCGAGTACAAGATGTCCGTGACCGCCAAAATCGATGAGGTAGGTCCCTGTAAAAAACATGTAACCGTAACGGTTCCTCGCGCTGATATTGACCATTATTACTCAGAGTCTGTCTCCGAGCTTGGTGGCCAGGCAACAGTCCCCGGTTTCCGTGTAGGACATGTGCCAACCAAGCTGATTGAAAAACGCTTCCGTCAGGAACTTTCTGACCAGGTAAAACAACGGGTCTTAATGGAAAGCCTGGAATTGATCGCGGAAGATAATGATCTTGACCCGATCAACGAACCTACAATTGATATTGAAAGCCTGGAAATTCCGGAAGACGGCGAATTCACTTTCGAATTCGAAGTGGAAGTTCGCCCTGATTTCAAACTTCCTGAATACAAAGGTTTGAAACTGGAACGTCCTGCACGTGAGATCGCAGATAAAGACGTTGACGAATACCTGACTCGCTTCCTCGGCCAGTACGGCGAAATGGAAGAGCGCAAAGGCGCCGCTGAAAAAGAGGACTACCTGGAGCTTTCCATCAAATTCGAACACGATGGCAAACACCTCAGCGAAATCGCCGAACTGGTTGTTCCCCTGCGTCCTGTATTGCGTTTGCATGATGCCGAAATCACTAACTTTGGTGAACTGATGACTGGCGTCAAAACTGGTGACACCCGCGAAACCGAAGTGGAAGTTTCCGGCGAAGCAGATCAGATCGAGATGCGGGGCGAAAAAGTCAAAGCCCTGTTTACCGTCAAAAGCGTCAAGTTTATTCAAACTCCAGAAATCAACGAAGAACTGCTGGAACGGATCGGTGCCGAATCTGAAGAAGAACTCCGGGAAGAAGTCAAGAATATCCTGGAACGCCAGCTGACTTACGAACAACGTCAGTCTACCCGTTCTCAGGTTCTGGACAAGATCACAGAATCTGCCGACTGGGATCTGCCGGAAACACTCGTCTCCAAGCAGGTTGAGAACGCACTGCGTCGTGAAATTCTGGAAATGCAACAGGCTGGATTCTCCCGCCAGGATATTCAGGCTCGCGAAAATGAATTACGTCAAAAAGCCATTTCGACTACGCGTCAGGCTCTGAAGGAACATTTTGTACTCGACAAAATCGCGACCACAGAAAACCTCGAAGTACAACCTTCTGAAATTGACATGGAAATTTACTACATGGCAATGCAGCAGGGTGAAAGCCCACGCCGGATTCGGGCCCGCATGGTCAAATCTGGAATGATCGAAAACCTGGAAGCACAGCTGCGTGAACGAAAAGCAGTTGACGTCATTCTGGAAAAAGCAGAATACACCGATGTTAAAATGAAACCACAAGAAGAAAATAAAATCTCTGCCGTGGCACGTTCGGTCTGCTCCAGCTTCTCGGCTTCTGCTGCAGAAGAGGAAGAAACTGAAGAAGCAGACGAAGAATAA
- a CDS encoding SGNH/GDSL hydrolase family protein, with protein sequence MTAAPGEISHTSPPIILLGASNLTRDFPLILRLLQSSLKSPLDIYTAMGHGRSYGNWSRVLYRALPGITRCQLWDAFPTALTEKSTPRALLTDIGNDLIYGQSTDTILGWVEHCIKQLKEHQAQITITLLPEASLAQLSSWRFELTRRLFFPSNPATLADLKIKVRDLNQSLIKLADQDKISVVTAPRDWYGFDPIHYRYSQRVNLWKTILSHWDLPELNAMTARNHWFDSFYSITRLTPSTRRRWGKLKEKPQPARILREGTRISVF encoded by the coding sequence ATGACTGCTGCACCGGGAGAGATCTCTCATACCAGTCCCCCGATCATTTTACTCGGGGCAAGTAATCTGACTCGTGACTTCCCGCTGATCCTGCGATTGCTGCAATCCTCCCTGAAATCCCCACTGGATATCTACACGGCAATGGGACACGGAAGATCCTATGGCAACTGGAGTCGTGTCCTCTATCGGGCCTTGCCTGGAATAACCCGCTGTCAACTCTGGGACGCATTCCCCACCGCGCTGACAGAGAAGTCCACTCCTCGGGCATTGTTAACTGACATCGGCAACGACCTGATCTATGGTCAATCTACTGATACCATTCTGGGCTGGGTCGAACACTGTATAAAACAGCTTAAGGAACATCAGGCACAGATCACAATCACCCTGCTTCCGGAGGCCAGTCTCGCGCAGCTCTCATCCTGGAGGTTTGAACTGACGCGACGACTCTTCTTTCCCAGTAACCCGGCTACTCTGGCAGACCTCAAAATCAAAGTCAGAGATTTAAACCAGAGCCTGATCAAGCTCGCGGATCAGGACAAAATTTCGGTCGTAACTGCCCCCAGAGATTGGTATGGTTTTGATCCGATTCACTATCGCTATTCTCAGCGAGTCAATCTCTGGAAAACGATTCTTTCTCATTGGGATCTGCCTGAACTGAACGCAATGACTGCCCGTAATCACTGGTTCGATTCATTTTATTCTATTACTCGGTTAACCCCTTCTACCAGGCGTCGGTGGGGAAAGCTGAAGGAGAAACCACAACCGGCTCGCATTTTGAGAGAGGGCACTCGAATTTCCGTTTTTTAA
- a CDS encoding Gfo/Idh/MocA family protein, producing MRDSNRTVRWGILGTARIAEKISVAIHQAENAELTCVASRDSAKAAAWAKKHRVKRSVGSYEALLHDPEIDAVYIPLPPSLHGEWTVRAAKAGKHVLCEKPLALNVNQAREMRRVCLEHEVQLMDGVMWYHHPRAKKILDLIRSDSLGEHRRLTSAFTFCWDTIPENDLRLQRNLGGGSLGDLGWYCIGAALWAFNELPQKVFGTARPYNDVDLNFSGIMWFSKDRIASFDCGFDVSMRKWFELAGTKASLVCDDFTRPWENTTPQFRITDSQGNSTKYETENPLQETCMINHFCKIIRSGHLEQQWPDLGINTQRVLNALDYSARTETVVNLADFFPK from the coding sequence ATGAGAGACTCAAACCGGACCGTACGCTGGGGAATCCTGGGTACGGCTCGTATTGCAGAGAAAATCAGCGTCGCCATTCATCAGGCAGAGAATGCTGAATTAACCTGTGTCGCCAGTCGCGATTCTGCGAAAGCAGCTGCATGGGCAAAGAAACATCGGGTTAAACGCAGTGTTGGCAGCTATGAAGCTCTCCTGCATGACCCCGAAATCGACGCTGTCTACATCCCGCTCCCCCCTTCACTTCACGGCGAGTGGACTGTCCGTGCTGCAAAAGCCGGCAAGCACGTTCTTTGTGAAAAGCCACTGGCACTGAATGTAAATCAGGCGCGCGAAATGCGACGTGTTTGCCTGGAACACGAAGTGCAACTGATGGATGGGGTCATGTGGTATCATCATCCGCGAGCGAAAAAAATACTGGATCTGATCCGCAGTGATTCCCTCGGAGAACACCGTCGCCTTACCTCCGCGTTCACATTCTGCTGGGATACAATCCCTGAAAATGATCTCCGATTACAGCGAAACCTCGGCGGTGGCTCGTTGGGTGATCTGGGCTGGTATTGTATTGGAGCCGCCCTGTGGGCATTCAATGAACTGCCACAAAAAGTTTTTGGAACTGCAAGGCCTTACAATGATGTAGACCTTAACTTCTCCGGAATCATGTGGTTCAGCAAAGATCGCATCGCTTCCTTTGACTGTGGATTTGATGTCAGTATGCGTAAATGGTTTGAACTGGCCGGAACAAAAGCATCCCTGGTCTGCGACGATTTCACTCGTCCCTGGGAAAATACCACGCCACAATTTCGCATCACGGATTCTCAGGGGAATTCCACAAAGTATGAAACAGAAAACCCATTGCAGGAAACCTGCATGATCAATCATTTCTGTAAGATCATTCGCTCGGGACACCTCGAGCAGCAATGGCCCGATCTGGGAATTAACACTCAACGGGTTCTGAATGCTCTGGATTATTCGGCACGTACTGAAACCGTCGTGAACCTGGCAGATTTCTTTCCCAAATAA
- a CDS encoding Flp family type IVb pilin — protein MKNIINQLINDEAGFIVSAELVLISSIAVLAMIVGLSEVANNVNQELEDVGSAFASIDQSYKLSNAHGHKACTDGSRFNDCPDFCSGQWDVQ, from the coding sequence ATGAAAAACATTATCAACCAACTGATCAACGACGAAGCCGGCTTCATTGTTTCTGCAGAACTCGTACTCATCTCCAGCATCGCCGTGCTGGCCATGATCGTCGGACTGTCTGAAGTCGCCAACAACGTCAACCAGGAACTGGAAGATGTCGGCAGTGCCTTCGCCAGTATCGATCAGTCTTACAAATTGAGCAACGCACATGGCCACAAAGCCTGCACCGATGGCAGCAGATTCAACGACTGCCCTGACTTCTGCTCCGGTCAGTGGGACGTGCAGTAA